The Dendropsophus ebraccatus isolate aDenEbr1 chromosome 3, aDenEbr1.pat, whole genome shotgun sequence genomic interval tctgcggcggagctctccgccgcggaatcccgccatgctctgtgtcctgctttgagtgaatgagagggcacgtCCGCTGCCTctgctcttcgctcaaagaaataacatgccacgtctttgagcagagagcggcagcagcggaggcgCCCTCTCATCCActtaaagcaggacactgagcatggcgggattccgcgtcgcagagctccgccgcggaattccgccgttcttgctcagtgtgaacagggccaaagaactgacatgtcaattctttggacggattctgcaagaggaatcctatagaagtcaatgggggcttaaattctgttgGCATTTAATAGTCCCTGTAAGCGGGTATTGATCTGCTCGCTCAAACTGCTGGTCATTCCgtctaaggttgggttcacacgacGTTTGcagaaaacggattgcaaaaacgcagtgtgaacccagccttatactttcACGTCACCATACACATGACAAATGTGTGGTGGTGGTTGACAAgtaataagggtagcttcacacgtaacgatacgcagcgttttgttttttttgacggacgcaaaaacgtagctgacactacttttgtgtgcgttaaaaaaagcggatccgttttgatccgttttttttttacaatagaagtcaatggaaaaacggatcgaaacggatgcacaatgtagtgtgaatccagcctaccACCAACTTTAGCTACAGCGGACTTTTATAGGTAGATTGTCAGCATTACATAGCTCAGCTTTATGTTATCAGATAAGTTAGTTACATGTTTGGCAACAAATCGCACAGCCAACACGCTAGAGGAAAGCAGACTTTGTTTTTCTTAAATAAAAGTTTAGAATCTGTGTTGTGCAGTTCTCTATAGTAATACAGTCAGTGAAATCGCTGGACTGTGAAAGCCTAACAGACTGGAAGACATACCTTGTACTCTCTGAACTTTCCCACAATAGGTTCATGCAGAAGAAACTTGATGTCCTTCAATAGATAAAAGGTCCGGGGCGCTGTAGATCCCTTGTTGACTTTTTTCTTGTGTTTGGGTTCATGAGGATAGATTCCTTTCAGGATGCAGAGACGTCTTAAGAAATAGGAAGAGATCTCACTGGtttaaataatgataaaaaaataataaatgataaaaacTATATACGTATATACTTTTAGGGTCCATtcccatgtacaggatctgcagcagaattgaTGTCGCATatgaagctgcagattttatgctgtgttcagttaattagtaACGGCCGCATTACACGGCCCGACCTGGGCTGTAAGCCAGTGTTAATCTGCATTGATCTGCTGGCTCGATAGTCGCACAGCCAAGGCTGCACAGAATTTTGCTCTAATCAGCTGTCGGCCACGCGTCTCCTAATACTCAAAGATGTTTGACTGACAGAAAGTTATTTTTTAACCTACTGAAAGAAACTGATGagctaaagagaacctgtcaccccccgtgccggggtgaaggccgcccgtccccccgctagagacccttatacttacccattctcgccaagtcctgctcctggaaccggtcacgggacggagatatccttgtcggaagcgcCGGCACGCGTGCTGcatagatgagtctgacgcccatagagaatgaatggagccatcattctctatgggcctcggactcatctcagcagcgcgtgcgctgggcttccgacaaggacttctccgtcccgggactggctccaggaacaGGACTTGGTGAGATGggttaagtataagggtctctagcaggggtcgggcggccttcacaacggcacgggggggtgacaggttacctttaatgAGTGTGCGTTTGCTTGCTCATCTGCTGATCGCTGcttttattacacagggagataactGCCTTATAGGGCAGATGATCTCTGGGTAATAGGGCATCTACAccgatatctgcagcagattcgggCAGTGTGAATGcacggccatgttcacacgtgcaGATTTTCAGCTACAGATCTGCAACAAAGCAGTCTATAGAATACATGCATGTGTGAACATTAGAGATGCACCGAAGTATCAATGCTACTATCCATAtttcggggaaaaaaaaaaaaggttcagtaccaggatttcctggtattcgatactttatgttaaaaggAACCTGCCACcaaggatgcgggcgcatcagatttcacctttcattttccaaacagtctgtgaggaatgacaggtggaatctgattggttgctaggggcaactgagccagtttcactttacaccatgtttgataaatcttccccatattaTTCATCTCTGTGTGCTCTAGCCACACCcactgcttgtgatgtcatcatgacacgtatgaggatgatgtcacaatagaacCTGGTTGTGACAATAAAACCAAGCTGCACCCTGACAGCAGTGTTAGTCCAGGCTAACTCTGGAGTAGGAGTAGGAGCGTAGGAGTCTCTCAGGATGACACTCGGCAAGAGAAACCGATCTCGTAAGAATACTCGGGTCACTGTGGCCCAGCCACAAAACCCTGCCCCACCCCCAAaccctgccccatcccaccctgccccaccaccaaaccgtgccccatcccaccctgccccaccccttgccccatcccaccctgccccaccaccaaacCGTGCCCCACCACCAAACCCTGCCCCACCCCTTGCCCCATCCCACCCTGCCCCACCAGCAAGACCAGCTCGCATTCTGAAGAGGGCATATAAGGACATCTGCGAGCCCATGGAGGTTGGAGGACGGCAGTTCCCCGACGACGTGGAGATGCTGGATGTTTCCATAAAGAGGAGAAAGGTTTCCACAACCCACCTGTCGGCAGTGGAGGATATGGAGGTGGACTGAAGCCTCCAGGTACAGATGGAGGATCAGCCTACATACAACATCTATTGGGACTCTTCTAGAGGTAAGAGCCTGACAGTGACAACCATCTCATCTCTGACTGTTCTACAAATGTGCAAAGACAAAATGTTCATTTCCTCACTCATTTATTTCTCTGATTTCTTTGCAGTTTCCCAATAacctctataacatctgaggctcctgaagactccaacagagaggagaccatctatatcatctgaggctcctgaagactccaacaaagaggagaccatctatatcatctgaggctcctgaagactccaacagagaggagaccatctatatcatctgaggctcctgaagactccaacagagaggagaccatctatatcatctgaggctcctgaagactccaacagagaggagaccatctatatcatctgaggctcctgaagactccaacagagaggagaccatctttaaacacagatgtcaaactcaagccctccagctgttgcaaaactacaattcccatcatgcctggacagccaaagccaaaggcgCGCGAGCCCTTCCATTCAAACAGacagaaggcaggattcggtgccaattccatagtgtgaacgagccctaacagcTGAGACTCTCATGAACACTCATCCAGAGAGCAGACCATCAGTAGCCGACCACCAAACTTTTGAAATTTActgaattattaataaatatatatttttataccaagttttcatcttttaatcttttatgtttctctcACATAATACGGGgtcttatattgtttttttttttgtgtaaaaaaaaaaaaaaaaaggctagagCTATGGGGGTAGGTGTTCTTGTccacacagtatgcccctacactgtagccccactgtACACTCTACACTGTAGTTAGccgttgtagtgcacaaggaggtaggctgggagttgtagtgcacaaggaggtaggctgggaggtgtagtgcacaaggaggtaggctgggaggtgtagtgcacaaggaggtaggctgggaggtgtagtgcacaaggaggtaggcTGGGAGGTAcaggggaattaaaaagtgtaaaaaaaagtttgaaaaaaaattcataaCAAAAGTTCTAATAATCCCAGCGTTTTACTTTTGTtcaaaaactaaaaatataaaaaaaaacaacaacaaacatttggcatcattgcatgcgtaattgtccgaactataaaacgtaacaaaaaagtgatcaaaaagtcacaaataaaAACATGGTACATGGAGGCATCATATCCACGGCCTGGTGGggtcattatatttgtattttaagcgCTTTTTTCACActttaataaaggggtattcccccccaattttttttttgcattaatacgttgcccacccgtggCTTTCCacttttccaatataaagttattacggattctgcacagttttgctgttatctaggtgcccccacccccacagattgcatagaatcatcagctctcagtccactccgacacggctCCCTGCTCCTGCCCCGACCCCCCAAGACGGCATCACGTATCCACAGTCTCTTCAGTGTCCACTGAAGTGagtgaggacactgacagctgctgatcaGTGCCTCCTGACTCCCTCCCTCCAGGTCACCTTTGTGCCCCCCCACCTCTGAGCTCACCTGTGCCCCCGCAAACAATCCCGGTGATCGGTGCAGATCTGCACCCCCCCCAGGACTCACCAGCAGCGGCGACACCAAACCTCCCTCCCCGAGACTCAGCAGCAGCCGCGGCGGCACCCGTTCCCCCCCCAGGACTCACCAGCAGCGGCTCCAGCGACACCCGCCTCAAATCCCCCCCGGACCCAGCGGCGGCACCCGCTCACACACCcgaacccccccaccccaccttccAGGACTCAGCAACAGCCGCGGCGACACCCGCCTCCACCCCCCGGGAGTCAGCGGCAACGGCGGCGGCACCCGCTCACCACATGATCCCTCCCCCCGGGACTCAGCTGGAGGGGTGGTGGCGGAGATGCCGGGGCTGGTAACGGGGGCGGCAGCGGCCAGGGATGCCGAGGCTGATGGGGGCAGAGGTATCTGGactgcgggaccccccccccccctcccctcctcaatAAGCAGAAGCGGCGGCGACACCCGCTCACCACCCGCTCCCCCCCGGGACCCAGCTGCAGCTAACACCAGCGGTGTGGGCGGGTGGAGATGCTGGGGCTGATGATGAGGGGGGTGGCGGCGGGaatgccggggctgcggggcttaTTCCCCCCGGaataagcagcagcagcacccactCACAtcccacccctcctcctcccgggaaTCACCAGCTTGCGGCGGCACCCGCTCAACCCTACCCCCCCGGGACCCAGCAGGGGCGGCACCCACTCCCCTCGGCACAGCCCGAGCCCCAGGACTCACCAGCAGCGCCAGCAACCAACCCCAGCATGGGACTTTGACTGCTGACTTTGATGCTGCTGACCCTAGGATTGACCTCTTGTGAAACTGTGCCAGTCTCTGCCATCTGCTTCCAGATATGAAACTTTCaatcactcggctctgctacgtcgcccactcggctctgctatatcacaaactcagctctgctatgcaactcactcaactctgctatgcaactcactcaactctgctatgcaactcactcaactctgcaacTCACTCAAcactgctatgcaactcactcaacactgctatgcaactcactcaacacTGCTATGCAACTCTTTCAAcactgctatgcaactcactcaacactgctatgcaactcactcaactctgcaatgcaactcactcaactctgcaatgcaactcactcaactctgcaatgcaactcactcaactctgctatacctTGTGGATTTCAGCTCTTcttcatcatggaccaatcacacataagcattgcatgatgggagatgtagttctctggctggcgccatgttggatatcgttcagctttttttttaaacttgtaactatggaacggaagcagctagaaagacgggagatggctcaaaattctcatgGGGACTTGGTGACTAAGACTATCTAGGTTTGggagtatttcatttttttagctcttggggggattacccctttaagtatcgaaatggtattgagcatcgaaataaaaaatatggaatcggtattgaactcaaaattctggtattgtgacatccctaGGGTCCATACCATAAAACAAAACCAGTAAAGCAATAACACAGACCATAGAACAGGGTTAGGGACATTTTACATGGCATGATATGTAAGGACGCAAGTGAGCGAGCTGGGCGCTCATTTGCCATGCTTTAGAAGGCGCGATTAATCGTGCGTCCAGACTGAATGAACAATTACTGTATTCTTTGTGCGGCCATTCAAATGTATCGGTAACGGTCTCTCATCCTGTTTACACAgcgagatgtgtggccgataaggATAAATTGTTTTCCTGTTTCatggctgatcgctgacacttttatgcTGGAcgcttatcagtagagatgagcgaaccttatgcatgctcgagttcatccgaacccgaactttcggcatttgattagcaggggctgctgaagttggataaagccctaaggctatctggaaaacatggatatagtcattggctgtatccatgttttccagacaaccttagggctttatccaagttcagcagacccagctaatcaaatgccgaacgatcaggttcggatggactcgaggccgaacccggttcgctcatctctacttatcagccAAAGGAGCAATTCTAGCAAAACTCCTTggcgataattggcccgtgtaaaagggccttaaagggaaccaattatcacatttgtgctgattgggctcCAAGAACAACTGCACGCACCTCACAGACAGCTCTCTGGTGGTGTCGGAAGTCTGGGCTCTgtggtaaaatgcattttaatccgGCGTGCAAGGCAGGGGgaaagccgtgactagtcatctaGGCTGTGACTGGTCACGGCTGTCTgtcctgtcagcacgctctgcaGGGTGAGTGACAGGCAAGGAGGACCATTAGCAGGCCCACGGAGCCTAGATCCCCCAATACCACCAGAGGTCTGTGCAGCCGTTCTGGGAACCCAATCAGCACAAATGCGCTGACTGGTTTGCTTTAAGTCCTTGTATTACAAACCACATCGGAGATTTTTGAGGATTTATTGTACACAATACAGACGGAGTAGGGACAGAAAAACTGAAGCCAGAGGTCACATTAATTCCTGTACACGTAATTTATATATACCTAAAATCTGGCAGGCTCAACTGCAGCTTCTTTCGCGCCTTATTTCTTGTGATGTAGTTGGTGGCTGAACCGCTCTCATACTGAAAGAGAAAAGAAATGGATTAGATACTGAATATAGATATATACGAATTATAGAGTGTCATAGCCAGGGACAAAACCTTCTGACAAAGGGAAATCTGATtgcaatatacaaatatatgaatggacaattttcacacctaggcctgtaaccatgaccagaggaaagaaggtttcaccgccagcacagacagggattctttactgtaagagcagtgagactatggaactcactaccacatgatattgtcatggctgattcaatgAATATGTCCTATTGGCATCTGTCTCATTAGGGTTCTTGCCTTCTTTTGGATTAACACAGTTGGGTAATTGGTTGAACCTGAAGAACTTGTCTCATTTTCAaccttcttaaagtgtacctgtcagcatCAGCGGCACAGTTCTCTGTTCATCCAAAACTTCTGGACTCCACGTATATGAACAGGCTGTATTGCACGCAACTCCCATTAGATAAGAAGGGGGAACAGCATGCATTATGGTCTCACTGCATGTTCATATCATGGAGTCCTGAACGGATATTTTATGACACATTGCTGGATCTACTAAAACAATTCCCTATGTAACCTAGatacttaaggggttatccagcgctacaaaaacaaggccactttcttccagatacagcaccactctagtctccagcttgggggggggggtttgctgctcagttccattgaagtgaatggagcttaattgcaaaccacacctgaactggagacaagagtcgtgttgtctctgaaagaaagtggccatgtttttgtagcactggataagccctttaaaggggtactccagcgtgggggtaCTCCAGATATTTTTAGATGTGggggtactccagctatttttagatgtggccagggagaaggtggttggaaaaaaaaaaaaaaaaaagacgtccactcacctccctggtttcagcggcgggtcctgcatcgcggccctccggtgcccggctgcttccgggtgtctgacgcaggaaGGAGACGGGATCTGAgaggacttgaaatggatcccgtctccttcactgagtggctgagcggacctgagacatcacgtctcgggcggcgtcagacaccgggaagtggccgggaaccgggcaccagagcgccgcgatacgggacccgccgctggaaccagggaggggagtggacattttttttgcagccacatctaaaaatagcccccacgctggagtacccctttaaagtgactgtaccaccaggctcagccagaagcactggaggcgggccaacccaccc includes:
- the LOC138785491 gene encoding pescadillo homolog, with the translated sequence MGGLEKKKYESGSATNYITRNKARKKLQLSLPDFRRLCILKGIYPHEPKHKKKVNKGSTAPRTFYLLKDIKFLLHEPIVGKFREYKVPHLY